The nucleotide window TCAGATCCAAAGTGACAGTGTCAGCGTTTTTGAGCGGACCAACTTCGATTTTGGTATTTCCATGGCGCCTGCTGATCATTTCATTTCGGTGGCATTGAACTATAATAAAGCGCTGTATGATGAAAATGATATCAAGCGTGTGGTTAGTCATTTTCACCGTTTGATAGCGGCCTTTGCTGAATGCACCGATCAGCCGGTGATAGAACTGGAGTATTTAACAGCCGGCGAGCGCAAAGAACTGCTGGAATCGCTTAATAACACGGATGTCGATTTCTCTGATGGCAAAACGCTTATTGAAAAGTTTGAGAAACAGGTAATCAGTACGCCGGACAATTTCGCGGTGATCTTTCAGGATCAGCGACTAACCTACAGGCAACTGAATGAGCTCAGTAACCGGTTCTCCTGGTTTCTGATCAACGAGTATGATATAGTCCCCGGCGACATTGTCGGGATTCAGCTGGAACGCTCGGCTATGTTTGTTGCCATACTGATAGGGGTGCTGAAAGCCCGTGCCTGCAGCGCTCCCATTGACGTAGCTGCACCGGAACAGCAAAAGAAATATATCGCAGCCAATGCTAAAATGATCATTACTGAGAAAGAGGTAATGGTCTTTGACCGGCACAGCAACCTGTATAAAACGGAAAATCTCTATCTCGACTACAGGTTGCAGGATTTGATCTATATTATTTATACCTCCGGCTCAACCGGCGTTCCCAAAGGCTGTATGCTGGAAAATGCAGGCGTGGTCAATCATGTCAATGATAAAGTGCAGTCGCTGGCACTGAATGAAACATCCGTGATCTGCCATGCATCGAAGATGAATTTTGTCGGCGGGATCTGGCAATTCTGGGCGCCTCTCAGCACTGGCGGTACGCTGGTACTGACGCCCATGGAAGAACTGCAGGACATCGCTGCCCTGCTGGATACCACAGTTAAACATGGGGTGTCTATGCTGGAAGTGATCCCTTCCCAGCTGAACATGGTATTCAGTCTGGGGCAGGAGCATAAACTGAGTCATATCGAAACATTGATCCTGACGGGAGAGCCGTTGACGCCTTCCTATGTGAATAAGTTTTTTGATATCAACCCGGATATCAGGATCATTAATACTTATGGACAGACTGAATGTTCAGACGTGACCACGTCTTACACCATGCAGGGGAGGCTGGAAGATGAAAAAATCCTCATTGGTACGCCCATTTGCAATACGCAAATGTACATACTGGACGAAGATATGAACCTGTGTGCCAGAGGTGTTGTCGGGGAACTCTGTACCTCCGGGGTGGGCGTTTCCAGAGGATATCTGCATCAGGAAGAACTAACCCGGGAGAAGTTTGTGGATCATCCGTTTAAAACGGGCGAGCGGTTGTATAAGACCGGCGATCTTGGCAGGTGGCTGCCCAACGGGAACCTTGAAGTGTTGGGCAGAAAAGATGACCAGATAAAAATACGCGGCTACAGGATCAGTCTGGGTGAAGTAGAAAACGCGCTGCTGTCGGTAAAAGATGTCAAAAACGCGGTAGTGTTGCCGAAACTGTATGGAGAAGAAAAAGTGATCGTGGCTTACTTCACTGCTAAAGCGGCAATGAATGGTTCCGATTTGAGGAAACAACTAAAAGCCTTGCTGCCTGATTACATGATCCCTTCCTATTATGTGCAGCTGGAAGCGCTGCCGTTGATGTCCAATGGAAAGGTGAACAAAAAACAACTGCCTGATCCGGCTGAAGGTAACCTGGAAACCGGGACTGAATACGTAGCACCGCTGGATGCTGCAGAACAACGTTTAGCCGCCATATGGGAAACGTTGTTAGGCAGAAAGCGGGTGGGCCGCCATGATGACTTCTTTGCGCTGGGGGGCCACAGTTTAAAGGTGATCAGCCTGATTGCGCAGATCCATAAAGAGTTTGGAGTTAAACCGGGCATACGGGATGTATTTAATAACCCTACCATAAAAGAACTTGCCGGCGTTATGCGGGAAGCGCAGCAGGAAACGCACACCGTTATTCATCCTGCGGTGGCCATGGCGGATTATCCGCTTTCTTACGAACAGAGAAAGCTGTGGATAGCCAGTCAGGTAAAAAACGCTTCCGTGGCATTAAATGTATCCTACCAGCTGGAAATAGCTGCCGATATTGATTACGACCGGTTTAAAAACGCAGTAGCGGCGGTCACCGCGCGCCATGAAATGTTGCGGACGGTATATAAAAGAAACGAAACGGGAGAAGTACGGCAGCGGATAATACCGATGGAGCAGTTTACATTGCCCGTCTCTTATAAAGAAACAACAAGTGAAGCGGCATTAAAGCAATATATGGATGAAGACAGAACGGCAGCTTTTGATCTCGAAAACGGGCCTTTGTTCAGCATCACCCTCTTCAGAAAAGCCGGGGGCAGCGCTGTGTTGTTCTTTAATATGCATCATATCATTGGTGACGGGCCTTCCATGGAAGTGCTTCACCGGGAAATAATGCACTACTACCGGGAGGGGAATGCTGCTGTAACGGAACCGTTGCCGGTGCATTACAAGGACTATGCGGTTTGGCAGGAGGCGGAACTGCAGGGTAAAAGGGCTGAAAGACCAGTGAAATACTGGCAGGAGCAATTCAGGAACGGCATCCCTCAGGTGCAGCTGCCATTTGAAAAAAGTCGTCCCAAAGCCTTTACCTATATGGGCAATGCTATGTACTTCCATTCCGGAAGTATGATAAAAGCCGGCCTTTTAAAGCGTACAGAAGAACTCAGGGGTAGTATGTACACCACTATTCTGTTTATCGTCAAGGCGCTTTTGTACAGGTACACCGCGGCCTCCCGGATAATGATAGGCTCTTCTTTCTCCACAAGAGTACACAGCGATTTAAATGACCAGATCGGTTTTTATGTCAATAACCTGCCGGTGATCACGCGGTTGAATACCCACGATGCTTTAAAGGATATATACAATCAGCTGAAAGAAAATGTCTTCACTATCAGCGAGTATTCCTGGTATCCTATGGAATTGCTGGCAGACAAGATCGGCTACCATTACGATCCTGCGTATCCCGGTGTATTCAACGTGCTGGTGGACTATCACAAACAGAGCGGCGAAGCCGCCGGGTCATCATCGCCGGAAACCCATACCAGATACCGCGAAAACGTTCCCTGTCAGTTTGATCTCACCATCGAAGTGATGGAAACAGCGAATGGCCTGAGTTGGGTGATCATCTACAACAATTCGCTTTTTGATGATATCCGGATGGAAATATTTAAACAGCGGCTGGAACATTTGACCGGAATGGTGGCCGACCAGCATGTCAACTTTGAATCTGTCAGCTTGCCAGAACTGATCCGGGATGAAACGGCATTAGGTAACAAAGCCCTCAAGGAGCAACTGTCTCAGGAAAATTTTTAGCACAACCTCTCATAACCAATAAACTTTTTAGTTGACTCAAAAAATCTATGCATTATGATTAAATCATTAATTCATTCGATGATAGTATGTCCGGACATGACCAAAGACTATCCCAAAATAGAGTATGGATCTGGAGTTTACCTGTACGATAAACAGGGAAAGAGATATCTGGATGGCGCTGCAGGTTCCTCTTCGGTGTCGAACCTGGGATATGGCAGGCAGGAAATCATAGCTGCCGCCACGGAACAGATGTCTAAAGTAGCGGTTCTGCCTACGCACGCATTCAGTGCGGAGGTGGTGGAACGTTACCTCGACAGGCTGGTGAATTTTGCTCCGGAAGGATTTAAGCGGGCATGGACGGTAATGAGTGGAACAGAAGCGGTGGAAAATGCGGTGAAGCTTGCCCTGCAATACCATCAGCTGATGGGAGAACCCAATCGTTATAAAATAATATCCCGCTGGAATACTTACCATGGCAATTCTGTGTTCATGCTGGACATTGGTGGCATGAAAGCGCGCAGAGAGGCTTACAGCAAATGGTTGAACAACTTCCCGCATATTTCCCCTGCTTATAGCTACAGAAAGCCGGAGGGTATGACGGAAGAAGAATACGTATTGTCACTGCTGAAGGAATTTGAAAACACCATCATCGAAGCAGACCCGGAAACAGTAGCTGCATTTGTGGCAGAGCCGGTAGTGGCCGCCGCTATGGGTGCTGTACCTCCGCCGGAAGGCTATTTCAAAGGTATCCGCCGTATCTGCGATAAATACGGGATACTGTTTGTTTCTGATGAAATCTTATCAGGATTTGGCAGGACAGGTAAAAATTTCGGCATCAGCAATTTTGGCGTTAAACCGGATATCATCGCTGCAGGCAAAGGTATCAGCGGCGGCTATTTCCCGCTGTCTGCCGTGATTGCGTCTGAAAAAGTAGTGACGCCGTTTGTGGACACCAAATCACCGTTCCTCGGCGGACACACTTTTGCCTGCAACCCCGTGGGCGCTGCGGTGGGCAATTGTGTCCTCGATATCATCGAAAGAGAACAACTGATACAAAGGTCCAAAGAAATGGGAGACATCTTCCTGGAAAAACTCCGTGGGCTATACGAATATGACATTGTGGGAGATGTGCGCGGCGTAGGGCTGCAATGCGGTATTGAGCTGGTGCAGGACAGGGAGACAAAAGAACCATTCCCGAAGGAACTGCTGCTCTCCAAAAAAATAGGAGAAAGGTCGATCCAGAAAGGAGTAGTGCTATACCCCGGCAGAGGCTCTGTTGATGGTGTACTGGGTGATCATATCATGATAACGCCTCCTTTTATTATTGATGAAGAACAACTGGAGACCATTGTCTCTACCGTAAAAGACTGTATAGAAGAGGTTTCTGTGGAATTAAAACAATTTACCAAATAGTTGAGCGATGAGTAGCGACAACAAATATTACCTGAAACTGAATGTGGCCATTGAAGCGCTGATAGACCGGTGGTATGCATGGTCGCATTTGGTTTCTCCCGCTACCGCGGCCATGAATATCAAAGACAGGCACGTCAAAATCATGAAGTCCTATGTGAAGAACCCGAAGATCCATGAGGCGGCGGTAAAAAGACCTGAAATGCGCGGCGGACCATTTATTGACTACGGCGGACAAAGGGTGGACGAGATTGAACAACTGCTGGAAACGACCATGGAAAAAAGGGCGAATATGCTGAAGTTCAATGAGGCAGTACATGAGCTCAACGGCATGTTGCAGAAAGAAGCCGCCGGATATTCCCTGAACCCGTTGTACGATAAAGTACCCGACATCTTAAAAGGATATGTTGAACTGTACTATGATCTGAATGATCAGGCGAACTTCCGCTTTTTTGAGGCGTTGCTTTACAAGAGCGAATACTATGATGAATCCACTCAGTCTGTTTCATTGCAGCTGATCGAAGCAGACGATGATCGTTCCTTTGTATTAAGTACGCCGCGCCTGGATGACGAACACCTGTTACATCTGGACGTGAAGTTTAAGGATAACGTTATTGATAAGTTGTTTAAAATGAAGCGTATCCCGGGCAGCTACGATGAAATCAAAGAGGAGCTGCAGATAAAGCCGGAACAGGAAGTACTTTTCAGGAGCTTTTTCACCGAAGAACCTCCGGCAAAATACCAGCCTTACACCGGAAGCGGGATCAGGACCCGGTATTTTGGCCACGCCTGCGTACTGGTGGAAACCAACGAGATGTCGATCCTTGTTGACCCGGTGATTAGCTATGATGGCTATGAAACAGAAGTGAACAGATACACGATCAACGATCTGCCCGAAAAAATCGATTATGTGTTGATCACCCATAACCATCAGGACCATGTGCTACTGGAAACGCTCCTGCAGCTGCGCCACAGCATCAAACATCTTGTTGTTCCCAGCTGTGGCAAAGGAAACCTTCAAGATCCCAGCCTTAAACTGATGTTCAATAATATCGGGTTCAATAATGTGATTGAGCTGGATGATATGGAGTCCATTACGATGGACAAATGTACTATCACCGGCTTACCCTTTCTGGGAGAGCATTCGGACCTGGATGTGAGAAGCAAGCTGTGTTATCATGTGAAGCTGCATAACAGCTTCCGGGTGATGTTTGCTGCCGACTCCTGTAACGTACAGTCGGATCTGTATAAGCGGGTACACGCCATCATGGGCAACATCGACGTGCTGTTCCTCGGAATGGAATGCGATGGCGCGCCGCTGACCTGGTTATACGGCCCGCTGCTGTCCCTGCCTATGGAGCGCGATAAAGATCATTCGCGGCGGCTGGCAGGTTGTGATTACAATCAGGGAAAAGATCTGGTAGACATTTTCCACCCCAGAAATGTTTTCGTGTATGCGATGGGGATGGAGCCATGGCTCGAATTTATCAGTTCCATAAAATACACAGACCAGTCCCGGCCTATTGTGGAATCAAACAAGCTGGTAGACAAATGCAATAGCATGGGTATTGACGCAGAGCGTCTGTTTGGAGAAAAAACCATTGAGTACTAATAAATAATTGTATCATGAATAAAGACGAATTGTTAAAAAGGGCCAGGAATGAGGATTTTTGGAGTATGCAGCTTAAAAAGGCGGGTCCCGGTGAAAACAGGCTGTTTCTAAATATTGAAGAAGTAAAAAACAATGCGGCAAGCTCTTCTGAAATCATCTATTTGAAAGAATCAGATACTGAAAAAGTGCGGCACCTTTGTAATGAATCTGATTTATTGATATACAATTTTTATGCTACTGCACTACATATTTTATTTCATTTTTATGGAGAAAGAAAGGTAATATTTCTTTCTCCATCCACCCGACTGGAAGAGACAGAAACAACGGAAAAGTTCTTCCTGATGATGGATGACATTGACATGAAGGAGAGCTTTAAGACGCTTTTCTCTTCCCGGAAAGAATCCTTACTGAACGCCATCAACCATACCGTTGACCGGGATGCCATCCTCGCGCTCTTTGATACCCGGGATTATGCCGGGCTTCAGCCTGTATACGCTTTGTGTGTGGATGGCCATGTATCGGACGCATGTAAGAAACTGACACAGGTGATTTTCCACTTTAATGTGTCTTCCTCAACACCATCGCTGGAGATTTTCTGCAAAAGAGAATTGTACGATGAAAAGATGCCGGAGCTGTTCGGAGACAACTTTAATGCGCTGCTGGGACAGATCATCAGCCGGATATATGAGCCGGTGAAAGACCTGAACTGGATGGGCAGCCGTGAGCAGGCTATCCATGACCGGATCAATCAGTCCCGGGCTTATTTTTCCGTCGATAAAAACGTGGTGGAATTGGTAGAGGCACACCGGACAGCCAACGCAACTGACGTAGCCATCAGGGATGGCGACGAAACGCGCACGTACGCTGATTTGTCAGCTAATTCCAACCGGCTGGCCCATTATCTTTCGGAGCAACATGCATTGGGAAAAGGTCATTTGGCGGGTGTGATGATGCCCCGGTCTATTCAGATGCCGGAAACCATCCTCGCTGTCTGGAAAACAGGCGCGGCCTACGTCCCCATGGGCACCGATCTTACCGACACCAGTCTGGCGCAGATCATCCGCAATTCGGGGCTGAAAGTGATAGTGGTCAATACCGGCGAAGCGCTGGCGCAATTGTCCAGGCTGGATATAGCCGCTGCCGTAGTATATCTGAACGAGGAACGGGAACGGATCAACGTTTGTCCGGACACGCCACTGAATACAGTCATACATCCCAACGACCTGGCATACGTGATCTACACCAGCGGCTCGACAGGCGAGCCGAAAGGCGTCATGATCGAACACTTCGGGATGGTCAATCATATCGGCGCCAAGATTACAGAGATCGGTATTAAAAAAGGGGGTATCGTGGCGCAAAATGCGCCGCATACATTTGATATTTCTGTCTGGCAGTTTTTTGCCCCGCTGGTGGCAGGCGCACAATGTCTCATCTACAACGAGGAGGAAATCCTCAACATAGGCCACTTTATCGCCAAAACAGTGGAAAACAAAGTGAATGTACTGGAGCTGGTACCTTCCTACCTGCTGGAGATGCTGCACTATATGGAAGCAGCAGTGGAGAAACCACATTTTGCGCTGCTGTCTTTAATACTGAATGCAGAAACGTTGACGCATTCCATGGTGAGCAGATGGCTGGCCCTTTACCCCGGTATTCCTATTATCAATACCTACGGGGCAACGGAGGTTTCAGATGATATCTGCCATTACTTCATGACCAGCGTTCCCGGCTCTTTTACCGTGCCGGTAATGTATGATCCTATCCAGCATGTGGAGGTTCATCTGGTCAATGATAATTTCGAAAGAGTACCTGTTGGCGTAAAAGGAGAGATTTTACTGGCCGGCCCCACTGTAGGGAAAGGGTACTTAAACAACGAAGAAAAAACAAAAGCTGCCTTTCTGGCTGGTCCGATTGCGGGCGTTACCCGTCAGGAGCGGGTATACAGAACCGGTGATATCGGCAGGCTGACGGCCGGCGGAACGCTGGAGTTTATAGAACGTGTAGACAGCCAGGTGAAGATCCGTGGCCACAGAATTGAATTAGGTGGTATAGAGAATATTATCAACACCATTCCGGAGGTTAAGAACTCCAAAGCTATCGCCAATACTGCAGATCAGTATATTGTGCTCTATTACATGTCGGAAGCGGCGATAGACAAAGATGTGCTGGATGATGCATTGTTATCGAAGCTACCGAGGTACATGTTGCCCGCCATCTATATCCATTTGACAGAATTCCCATTGACCCCTAACGGGAAGATAGATAAAAAGGCGCTGCCCGATCCGGAGCAGTTCGAACTGGCAGCGGGTGGCGCGACCTATGTAGCGCCGCGAAACGAAACGGAAGAAAAGCTGGTGGCTATTTGGCAGGAGGTGCTCGGGAAAGAAAAGGTGGGTGTCATGGATGATTTCTTCAGCCTCGGAGGGCACAGCCTGAAGATGATGAGGCTCACCGGCAGCTACCATAAAGTTTTTAATGTGAAAGTTGAGCTGGCGGACCTGTTTGCAAACACTACGCTGGAATCGCATGTGGACCTGATTGCCGGTGGCAGCGAGGAACGTTATACTCCCATTCCTTTGGTGGATAAGGCTTCCGCCTATCCGCTTTCACCGGCTCAAAAGCGTTTATGGCTGGTACAGCAACTGAATCCTTCCACCACCTCGTATAACATTTATGCAGAGCGGCAGTTACAGATGACTGCGGAGGAGTTTGCCGCTGCTCTGAAAGTGCTGGTGGAAAGGCATGAGATATTACGGACGAAGTTTGTGGAAGAAGATGGCGAACCGCGACAGGTGATTATACCAGTGGAACAAGCCATTTGGGACCTGCCGGTAGCAGATGATGTGTATCAGGCTGCGGAGGCGCTGAAACGGCATGTGTTTGACCTGTCGTCCTGGCCATTGTTCAGGTTGGCGGTACATCGGCAGGAAGGCGGTATCAGGTTGCTGTTCAATATGCACCATATCATCAGCGACGGATGGTCTACAGATATTTTTGTCAGAGAGATCAATACCATTCATAACAGGGAAGCCGCGGCATTAACGCCGCTAAAGATACAGTACAAGGACTATGCAGCGTGGCAGAATGCCGCCTTATCTGACGGGAAGCTGGATATGAGCCGGCAGTACTGGGTGTCAAAGCTGTCGGGGAATTTGCCGGTGCTTCGTCTGCCGGCGGATTATTCCTCCGAGGAGCTCCGCGAAAACAATACGGGAGCTTATACACTGTACCTTGACCAGTACGTAAAAGCATTGATCCATGATTTTGCTTTACAAAGGAAAATCAGTGTATTCAGTGTTTTAGCGGCTTGTTTTAAAGTGTTGTTATATCGTCTCACCGGAGAAAATGATATCATCATCGGGATGCCGGCAGCCAACAGGAACCACGAAGATGTAAAAGACCTGATCGGCTTTTTCCTGAATACACTGATGCTGCGGGATCAGGTGGACAGTGAGCAGCCTTTCAATACACTGGCCGACGAAGTGGGAAAAACAATACTGGAAGGTTTAAAACATCAGTCGTACCCGTTTGAACTGCTGCTGGACGAATTAAATGTGGTAAGGGACCAGCATCATTTCCCTATTAGTTCCGTTTTCCTGAACATGCTCGATTTTAACGCACAGGAAAAGGAATATATCAGAGACTTTGAACCGGTTCATATCACCGCCGCCAGTGCGCCGAAATTCGACATTGAATGTTACTTCAAAAGTTATGAAAACGGTATTTCATTGCAATGTGCTTACCGGCGTAACCTGTTTGAGCAACCAACGATCGCATACTGGCTGGAGGAGTATACGGCTATCGTAAAACAGGTGCTGGCATCTCCGGACATGCGCATCAAAAATGTTCATGTTTTTGATAAGGTGAAGTTTGAGCAGGAAAGACCGGTTCCCAAAAACTCCTTTGTACCATTTGAAAAAGCGGCCATTCAACAGACCATCGTTTCAAGGTTTGAACAGCAGGTGGCGCGGACCCCACAGCAGGCGGCATTGGTACAGGGTGATAACGTCATCAGCTATCAGGAGTTAAATGCGAAAGCTAACGGACTGGCACACACTATTCTCTCCAAAAAACAAATAAAGGGAGAGCATATCGGCCTGTTGCTGGACCATGGTGCTCCCGGGGTTACCGGCATGCTGGGGGTTTTAAAGTCCGGCAACATCTACGTTCCGCTGGACCCCAGCCATCCTAAGGAAAGATTACGGCATATACTGGAGCATTCCCGGTGTAATGTCATCATAGCGATGGAATCAACCCTTGAATTGGCGGCATCCCTGTCTACAGCGGCCGACGAGCTGACCGTCATCCATTTTTCCCCGGATATTATTTCGCGGGATGACCGGCCTGATGTGGAGATTACACCCGAAAGCCCGGCGTATGTGTTGTATACTTCCGGGTCTACCGGCATACCGAAAGGAGTAGTGCAATGCCATAAAAACGTACTGCATTTCATCAGGCTTTATACGAATAACCTGCATATTGATGCCGGCGACCGCGTAAGCCTGTTGCCTACCTATAGCTTCGACTCTTCCGTGATGGACATTTACGGAGCGCTGCTGAACGGCGCAACGCTGTATCCCTACAGCATAGAAAAAGAAAGTGTAGAGCATCTGAAGACATGGCTCGAAGCCAATGAAATCAGCATCCTTCATACGGTTCCCACCATATACCGGTATTTCCTCGATACCTTAAAGGAAAAGGACGTATTACAGCATACACGGCTGGTAGTGTTGGGCGGTGAGGCGGTGTTTAAGCACGATGTTGACCTGTTTAAAAAACATTTCCCGGAAGAGGCCATCTTTATTAACGGTTACGGCCCTACGGAATCAACGGTTACCATCCAGAAATTCATAGATAAAACAACCCGGATCACCCATCGTAACATCCCGGTGGGCGTGCCCTGTGAAGATACCACTGTCTATATCCTGAACGAGGACGATGAAAAAATGGGCATCTATCAGGAAGGAGAAATCGTTTACAAAAGCGATTATCTGGCGCTCGGATACCTGAACGACGAAACGCAGACCAATAAGGTGTTTACCCCTGATCCTATCACCAAAGAAGGCCGGGTATACAGGTCCGGAGATCTGGGGATGTGGATGCCCACCGGTGATATTGTGTTTACCGGCAGGAAAGACGGGCAGATAAAACTCAACGGTATCCGTATTGAACTGCCTGAAATAGAGCAGCACCTGCTGAAAATTACAGGTATAGAAGAAGCCATCGTACTCAAAAAAGTACTGAAAGGCGCCGAGAGACTGGTCGCTTACATAAGAGGCGAAAGGGAGTTAAACATCAGGGAAATAAAACTATCCCTTTCGCAGTCCCTGCCCGTGTATATGGTGCCTGCCCATTATGTCTTTCTGGACAAATTCCCGCTGACGGCCACCGGCAAGATCAGCAGGAGGGATTTCCCAGAACCGGCGCCGGAGGAAGAAACCATGAGTCTCCCCGAAAACCCGGTGGAAGAAAGGCTGGCACAGCTATGGAGCGAAATATTAAAAACAGACCCCTCAACGGTAAGAACAGATCAGGGCTTATTTACCATGGGAGGTAACTCGATACAGATCATCCGGCTCAAAAACAAAATTCAGAAAGATGAATTGCTGGGCGTTCAATTATCCCTTAAAGACTTTTTCCCGGACCCCACCATTAAAAGCCTCGCCCGTGTTATTCAGCTGGCCACCAGACTGAAAGGCATGGAGGGTATGGAAATTCAAAATGAATTTGAAAATGAAAGCATTATCTAAACGCAGCGATATGCATCAACTATTAGAAGAATTAATAGGAAAAGGTATATATATCGTTAGGGAAAATGACAACCTGAAAGTTAAATACAACGGAACGAAGCTGCCGGAAGATATCCTCTTTACCATCAGGGAAAACAAGGAAAGACTCCTGGAATACCTTAGAAAACTGGAGCG belongs to Chitinophaga sp. HK235 and includes:
- a CDS encoding aspartate aminotransferase family protein; protein product: MIKSLIHSMIVCPDMTKDYPKIEYGSGVYLYDKQGKRYLDGAAGSSSVSNLGYGRQEIIAAATEQMSKVAVLPTHAFSAEVVERYLDRLVNFAPEGFKRAWTVMSGTEAVENAVKLALQYHQLMGEPNRYKIISRWNTYHGNSVFMLDIGGMKARREAYSKWLNNFPHISPAYSYRKPEGMTEEEYVLSLLKEFENTIIEADPETVAAFVAEPVVAAAMGAVPPPEGYFKGIRRICDKYGILFVSDEILSGFGRTGKNFGISNFGVKPDIIAAGKGISGGYFPLSAVIASEKVVTPFVDTKSPFLGGHTFACNPVGAAVGNCVLDIIEREQLIQRSKEMGDIFLEKLRGLYEYDIVGDVRGVGLQCGIELVQDRETKEPFPKELLLSKKIGERSIQKGVVLYPGRGSVDGVLGDHIMITPPFIIDEEQLETIVSTVKDCIEEVSVELKQFTK
- a CDS encoding MBL fold metallo-hydrolase, coding for MSSDNKYYLKLNVAIEALIDRWYAWSHLVSPATAAMNIKDRHVKIMKSYVKNPKIHEAAVKRPEMRGGPFIDYGGQRVDEIEQLLETTMEKRANMLKFNEAVHELNGMLQKEAAGYSLNPLYDKVPDILKGYVELYYDLNDQANFRFFEALLYKSEYYDESTQSVSLQLIEADDDRSFVLSTPRLDDEHLLHLDVKFKDNVIDKLFKMKRIPGSYDEIKEELQIKPEQEVLFRSFFTEEPPAKYQPYTGSGIRTRYFGHACVLVETNEMSILVDPVISYDGYETEVNRYTINDLPEKIDYVLITHNHQDHVLLETLLQLRHSIKHLVVPSCGKGNLQDPSLKLMFNNIGFNNVIELDDMESITMDKCTITGLPFLGEHSDLDVRSKLCYHVKLHNSFRVMFAADSCNVQSDLYKRVHAIMGNIDVLFLGMECDGAPLTWLYGPLLSLPMERDKDHSRRLAGCDYNQGKDLVDIFHPRNVFVYAMGMEPWLEFISSIKYTDQSRPIVESNKLVDKCNSMGIDAERLFGEKTIEY
- a CDS encoding non-ribosomal peptide synthetase; the encoded protein is MNKDELLKRARNEDFWSMQLKKAGPGENRLFLNIEEVKNNAASSSEIIYLKESDTEKVRHLCNESDLLIYNFYATALHILFHFYGERKVIFLSPSTRLEETETTEKFFLMMDDIDMKESFKTLFSSRKESLLNAINHTVDRDAILALFDTRDYAGLQPVYALCVDGHVSDACKKLTQVIFHFNVSSSTPSLEIFCKRELYDEKMPELFGDNFNALLGQIISRIYEPVKDLNWMGSREQAIHDRINQSRAYFSVDKNVVELVEAHRTANATDVAIRDGDETRTYADLSANSNRLAHYLSEQHALGKGHLAGVMMPRSIQMPETILAVWKTGAAYVPMGTDLTDTSLAQIIRNSGLKVIVVNTGEALAQLSRLDIAAAVVYLNEERERINVCPDTPLNTVIHPNDLAYVIYTSGSTGEPKGVMIEHFGMVNHIGAKITEIGIKKGGIVAQNAPHTFDISVWQFFAPLVAGAQCLIYNEEEILNIGHFIAKTVENKVNVLELVPSYLLEMLHYMEAAVEKPHFALLSLILNAETLTHSMVSRWLALYPGIPIINTYGATEVSDDICHYFMTSVPGSFTVPVMYDPIQHVEVHLVNDNFERVPVGVKGEILLAGPTVGKGYLNNEEKTKAAFLAGPIAGVTRQERVYRTGDIGRLTAGGTLEFIERVDSQVKIRGHRIELGGIENIINTIPEVKNSKAIANTADQYIVLYYMSEAAIDKDVLDDALLSKLPRYMLPAIYIHLTEFPLTPNGKIDKKALPDPEQFELAAGGATYVAPRNETEEKLVAIWQEVLGKEKVGVMDDFFSLGGHSLKMMRLTGSYHKVFNVKVELADLFANTTLESHVDLIAGGSEERYTPIPLVDKASAYPLSPAQKRLWLVQQLNPSTTSYNIYAERQLQMTAEEFAAALKVLVERHEILRTKFVEEDGEPRQVIIPVEQAIWDLPVADDVYQAAEALKRHVFDLSSWPLFRLAVHRQEGGIRLLFNMHHIISDGWSTDIFVREINTIHNREAAALTPLKIQYKDYAAWQNAALSDGKLDMSRQYWVSKLSGNLPVLRLPADYSSEELRENNTGAYTLYLDQYVKALIHDFALQRKISVFSVLAACFKVLLYRLTGENDIIIGMPAANRNHEDVKDLIGFFLNTLMLRDQVDSEQPFNTLADEVGKTILEGLKHQSYPFELLLDELNVVRDQHHFPISSVFLNMLDFNAQEKEYIRDFEPVHITAASAPKFDIECYFKSYENGISLQCAYRRNLFEQPTIAYWLEEYTAIVKQVLASPDMRIKNVHVFDKVKFEQERPVPKNSFVPFEKAAIQQTIVSRFEQQVARTPQQAALVQGDNVISYQELNAKANGLAHTILSKKQIKGEHIGLLLDHGAPGVTGMLGVLKSGNIYVPLDPSHPKERLRHILEHSRCNVIIAMESTLELAASLSTAADELTVIHFSPDIISRDDRPDVEITPESPAYVLYTSGSTGIPKGVVQCHKNVLHFIRLYTNNLHIDAGDRVSLLPTYSFDSSVMDIYGALLNGATLYPYSIEKESVEHLKTWLEANEISILHTVPTIYRYFLDTLKEKDVLQHTRLVVLGGEAVFKHDVDLFKKHFPEEAIFINGYGPTESTVTIQKFIDKTTRITHRNIPVGVPCEDTTVYILNEDDEKMGIYQEGEIVYKSDYLALGYLNDETQTNKVFTPDPITKEGRVYRSGDLGMWMPTGDIVFTGRKDGQIKLNGIRIELPEIEQHLLKITGIEEAIVLKKVLKGAERLVAYIRGERELNIREIKLSLSQSLPVYMVPAHYVFLDKFPLTATGKISRRDFPEPAPEEETMSLPENPVEERLAQLWSEILKTDPSTVRTDQGLFTMGGNSIQIIRLKNKIQKDELLGVQLSLKDFFPDPTIKSLARVIQLATRLKGMEGMEIQNEFENESII